A region from the uncultured Draconibacterium sp. genome encodes:
- a CDS encoding PQQ-binding-like beta-propeller repeat protein, producing MKPTLTLIAIFVAFNLCAQDLIEFRGIGRSGHYPETSLLKQWPENGPELLLKIEGVGKGYSTPIVVNQTIYVTGIKTDTTDMLSAFSLKGELLWDTPYGRSWTRSYTDSRSTPTYSDGKLYVSSGTGQLSCIDAQTGKLIWKVDAVEKYGGEIHRHGDAEAPLVVHNMVAYMVGGEKNTMVAFNKNNGEEIWQSKSLGGAKSYASPTLIQHNNRPIILAQTTDNLIGIDARNGTTLWNYNLIQYHTSRQGVGGNTNPPLYHNGEIFVTSGYDHPGLMFSLSEDGNTIRLKWQNDTLDNHHGGVVLLNGNIYGANWQHNSRGKWVSLNWETGKANWENEYENKGSIITADNMLYLYEEKRGNVALVEPSTEALKIKGSFVINDGAGPHWAHPAIYDGKLFIRHGDVLLIYNIRE from the coding sequence ATGAAGCCAACCTTAACCTTAATAGCAATTTTCGTTGCATTTAATCTGTGTGCACAAGATTTAATTGAGTTTCGCGGAATCGGGCGTTCAGGGCATTACCCTGAAACAAGTTTGCTCAAACAATGGCCCGAAAACGGCCCCGAATTATTGCTGAAAATTGAAGGAGTAGGTAAGGGCTATTCAACCCCCATTGTGGTAAACCAAACAATTTATGTTACCGGCATAAAAACCGATACCACCGATATGTTGTCGGCCTTCAGTTTAAAGGGAGAGTTATTGTGGGATACTCCCTATGGTCGTTCGTGGACCCGTTCGTACACCGACAGCCGAAGTACACCAACCTATTCCGATGGAAAACTCTACGTGTCAAGCGGAACAGGACAGTTAAGTTGCATTGATGCGCAAACCGGAAAACTCATCTGGAAAGTTGATGCGGTTGAAAAATATGGTGGAGAGATTCACCGGCATGGCGATGCCGAAGCCCCGCTTGTTGTACACAATATGGTGGCTTATATGGTAGGTGGTGAAAAAAATACCATGGTTGCCTTTAATAAAAACAACGGAGAAGAAATATGGCAGAGCAAAAGCCTGGGGGGCGCAAAATCCTACGCTTCACCCACGCTAATTCAGCATAATAACCGACCAATAATTCTGGCCCAAACTACCGACAATTTAATTGGAATTGATGCCCGAAACGGTACAACACTCTGGAACTATAACCTTATTCAATATCACACTAGCCGTCAGGGAGTTGGAGGCAATACCAATCCGCCTTTGTATCACAACGGCGAAATATTTGTAACCAGCGGATACGATCATCCGGGCCTCATGTTCTCTCTTTCGGAAGATGGAAACACTATTCGTTTAAAGTGGCAGAATGATACCCTTGATAACCATCATGGTGGTGTTGTTTTGCTAAACGGAAATATTTATGGTGCCAACTGGCAACACAACTCGCGAGGCAAATGGGTAAGCCTAAACTGGGAGACTGGAAAAGCTAACTGGGAGAACGAATATGAGAACAAAGGATCTATTATTACTGCAGATAATATGTTGTACCTGTACGAAGAAAAACGAGGTAACGTTGCCCTGGTTGAACCATCAACCGAAGCATTAAAAATAAAAGGAAGTTTTGTGATCAACGATGGAGCCGGACCGCACTGGGCTCATCCGGCCATTTACGATGGGAAACTTTTTATCCGTCATGGCGATGTGCTTTTAATATACAATATCAGGGAGTAA
- a CDS encoding FAD-dependent oxidoreductase: MIKLKINNKVVEVEDGTSVMKAAQQMGIDIPNMCWNDELEHFTSCMLCMVKDKKNGKLYPSCSVKVTEGMEVITDDDEIAESRKTALELLLSEHVGDCEAPCQVACPAHMDIPNMNRLIAAGKFDEALAVVKKDIALPAVLGRICPAPCEGACHRKTVDEPVSICLLKQIVGDKGNPAPAPELEQTGKKVAVIGAGPAGLAAAYYLQLKGIQVVLFDKNEKAGGLLRTSLSAEVLPLEVLDREIAEIIRTGVIFKGGTAITLNVFEKMKAEFDALVVAAGAVSGDTENFGLQAGPKGIVADKNSYQTSDEKVFAIGNVLRSSRLAVRSVGQGKEVAFAVQQFLKKQAVKGEPRLFNSRFGRLVKNELAEYLKESVDAKRIWPEGGIGFSNEQAVAEAKRCLHCDCRAIDNCKLRNYSEAYNADQKRYKTSERRTITKEINHGAVVYEPQKCIKCGICVRLTGKYREKFGFTFIGRGFDVEIGVPFNEALKNGLTETAVKVANACPTGAISLKKE; this comes from the coding sequence ATGATTAAACTAAAAATAAATAACAAAGTAGTTGAGGTTGAAGATGGGACTTCAGTAATGAAAGCAGCGCAGCAAATGGGAATTGATATACCAAACATGTGCTGGAACGACGAGCTGGAGCACTTCACATCCTGCATGCTTTGTATGGTGAAAGACAAAAAGAACGGGAAACTTTATCCGTCGTGTTCGGTAAAGGTAACTGAAGGAATGGAGGTGATTACTGATGATGATGAAATTGCAGAATCACGAAAGACTGCTCTGGAGCTTTTATTGAGCGAGCATGTTGGCGATTGCGAAGCACCTTGCCAGGTAGCTTGTCCTGCCCACATGGATATTCCAAATATGAACCGTTTGATTGCCGCCGGAAAATTTGATGAGGCTTTGGCTGTGGTAAAAAAAGACATTGCCTTACCCGCTGTTTTGGGACGCATTTGCCCGGCTCCATGCGAAGGTGCCTGTCATCGGAAAACGGTTGACGAGCCTGTTTCTATCTGTTTGTTAAAACAAATAGTTGGCGACAAAGGAAACCCCGCACCTGCTCCCGAGCTTGAACAAACCGGCAAAAAAGTGGCTGTAATTGGCGCCGGTCCTGCAGGTTTGGCTGCCGCCTATTATCTTCAGTTAAAAGGAATACAGGTTGTGCTTTTTGATAAAAACGAAAAGGCCGGAGGTTTGCTCCGTACGTCCCTCTCGGCTGAGGTATTGCCACTTGAGGTGTTGGATAGGGAGATTGCAGAGATTATTAGAACAGGTGTAATTTTTAAGGGCGGAACAGCAATAACTCTGAATGTTTTTGAAAAAATGAAAGCGGAATTTGATGCGTTGGTAGTCGCTGCCGGTGCAGTTTCAGGCGATACGGAGAATTTTGGTTTGCAAGCCGGGCCAAAAGGAATTGTTGCCGATAAAAACAGCTATCAAACCTCAGATGAAAAAGTTTTTGCCATTGGTAATGTATTGCGCTCGTCGCGCCTCGCGGTTCGGTCGGTAGGGCAGGGCAAAGAGGTGGCCTTTGCAGTGCAACAGTTTCTAAAAAAACAAGCAGTTAAAGGAGAACCTCGTTTGTTTAATTCGCGTTTTGGGCGCCTGGTAAAAAACGAGCTGGCCGAATATTTAAAAGAGTCGGTTGATGCGAAACGAATTTGGCCCGAAGGAGGTATAGGCTTTTCAAATGAGCAGGCAGTGGCCGAAGCTAAAAGGTGCCTGCATTGCGACTGCCGTGCAATTGATAACTGTAAACTACGCAATTATTCAGAGGCGTATAATGCAGACCAGAAACGTTATAAAACAAGCGAACGCAGAACGATTACAAAAGAAATAAACCATGGGGCGGTGGTGTACGAACCGCAAAAATGTATAAAATGTGGCATTTGCGTGCGACTCACCGGTAAATACCGCGAGAAATTTGGTTTTACTTTTATTGGCCGTGGTTTTGATGTGGAAATTGGTGTACCTTTTAACGAAGCCCTGAAAAATGGCTTAACAGAAACAGCGGTAAAAGTAGCCAATGCCTGTCCCACAGGAGCCATTTCGCTTAAAAAAGAATAA
- a CDS encoding NAD(P)H-dependent oxidoreductase subunit E, translated as MTTEQQMTEEKNNINQIIADKGATKKSLIPILQAIQKEHNYLPEELLKDLADKSEISLAEIVGVASFYSQFRLQPVGEHMIKVCVGTACHVKGAGQVYDAFRRELKLADGEDTEESGKYTLEQVACLGCCTLAPVVQIDETTYGHVASDQIEQIIADFESIKGTKSAKKARKADGSEIQGEIRIGLGSCCVASGSQEIQQEVESVVNESGLRVNLKHVGCVGMCHQVPLVEIVPNDGEATLYAKVKPEDVKNIVENHFEAPGMFTRLKNKLLHTVETIQTDRNWEGIQRYEISMREKPVASFLGKQVPIATEYRGIINPLDVEEYLSRGGFSALAKMLKTMSPDEVIQQVKDSGIRGRGGAGFPTGVKWELVKKQKDETKYIICNGDEGDPGAFMDRMLLESYPYRVIEGMIMAAYAVGIHQGYLYIRAEYPLAVKRLREAIKICEAKNYLGKNILGSGFSLNLQIYEGAGAFVCGEESALIASIEGNRGFPRMRPPYPAESGLWGKPTLVNNTETLAQISYILREGAEGFSNIGSGKSTGTKVFALAGKVARGGLIEVPMGITIKQVIEEIGGGIANGRKFKAVQIGGPSGGCIPAEHADTPIDFESLGEMGAMMGSGGLVVLDDTDCMVDIARYFLSFTQEESCGKCTFCRVGTKRMLDILDRIVSGKGKNGDIEELEHLAAWTSKGSLCGLGRTAPNPVLSTLRYFRDEYEAHINGTCPTGKCTDLITYSVNDDCIGCTKCVQKCPVDAIPFTPHEKHTIDTGLCIKCDACRAACPVDAIDVK; from the coding sequence ATGACAACAGAACAACAAATGACGGAAGAAAAGAATAATATCAATCAAATAATAGCGGATAAAGGCGCTACAAAAAAAAGCCTTATCCCCATCTTGCAAGCCATTCAGAAAGAGCACAACTACCTGCCCGAAGAATTGCTGAAAGACCTGGCGGATAAATCAGAAATCAGCTTGGCTGAAATTGTCGGAGTAGCCAGTTTTTATTCACAATTCAGGCTTCAACCGGTTGGCGAACACATGATAAAAGTGTGTGTGGGTACTGCTTGTCATGTAAAAGGTGCAGGCCAGGTGTACGATGCTTTCAGGCGCGAATTAAAACTGGCTGATGGTGAAGACACCGAAGAGTCGGGTAAATACACCCTGGAACAAGTAGCTTGTTTGGGCTGTTGTACCCTGGCTCCTGTCGTTCAAATCGATGAAACTACATATGGGCATGTAGCCTCCGATCAGATTGAGCAAATTATTGCCGATTTTGAAAGTATAAAAGGAACAAAAAGTGCGAAAAAAGCACGTAAAGCCGATGGTTCCGAAATTCAGGGTGAAATACGAATAGGGCTCGGTTCGTGTTGTGTGGCCAGTGGCAGCCAGGAAATTCAGCAAGAGGTGGAAAGTGTGGTGAACGAAAGTGGTTTGCGGGTAAATTTAAAGCATGTAGGCTGCGTAGGCATGTGCCACCAGGTGCCACTGGTAGAGATTGTACCTAACGATGGCGAAGCTACACTTTATGCCAAGGTAAAACCCGAGGATGTTAAAAATATTGTTGAGAACCATTTTGAAGCACCGGGAATGTTTACCCGCTTAAAAAATAAATTGTTGCATACGGTAGAAACGATACAAACCGACCGTAACTGGGAGGGAATTCAGCGCTACGAAATAAGCATGCGCGAAAAACCTGTCGCCTCATTTCTGGGGAAACAAGTGCCAATTGCTACCGAGTATCGCGGCATAATCAATCCCCTTGATGTGGAAGAATACCTGAGTAGGGGAGGTTTCTCGGCATTGGCGAAAATGTTAAAAACCATGTCGCCAGATGAAGTAATTCAGCAGGTAAAAGACAGTGGAATTCGTGGACGCGGGGGAGCCGGCTTTCCAACAGGTGTAAAATGGGAGCTTGTTAAAAAACAAAAAGACGAAACGAAATATATTATTTGTAATGGCGACGAGGGCGATCCCGGTGCATTTATGGACCGAATGTTGCTCGAATCGTACCCCTATCGCGTAATTGAGGGGATGATTATGGCAGCCTATGCCGTTGGTATTCATCAGGGGTACCTCTACATAAGGGCCGAGTACCCGCTGGCTGTAAAACGTTTACGCGAGGCCATAAAAATATGCGAGGCCAAAAACTACCTGGGCAAAAATATTCTTGGTAGCGGTTTTAGCCTAAATTTGCAAATTTACGAAGGTGCCGGAGCTTTTGTTTGTGGCGAAGAAAGTGCACTTATTGCCTCCATCGAAGGCAACCGGGGATTTCCACGAATGCGTCCGCCTTATCCGGCTGAAAGCGGATTGTGGGGCAAGCCAACGCTGGTAAACAATACCGAAACCCTCGCCCAGATTTCCTACATTTTGAGGGAAGGAGCCGAAGGCTTTTCAAATATTGGTTCGGGAAAAAGTACCGGTACAAAAGTTTTTGCCTTGGCCGGAAAGGTGGCTCGCGGCGGGTTAATTGAGGTGCCCATGGGAATTACCATAAAGCAGGTGATTGAAGAAATTGGTGGCGGCATTGCCAACGGTCGTAAATTTAAGGCGGTACAAATAGGTGGTCCTTCCGGAGGTTGTATTCCGGCAGAACATGCCGATACGCCAATCGATTTTGAATCGCTCGGAGAGATGGGAGCTATGATGGGCTCCGGAGGGCTGGTGGTGCTCGACGATACCGACTGTATGGTGGATATTGCCCGTTATTTTTTGTCGTTTACCCAGGAAGAATCGTGCGGAAAATGTACGTTCTGCAGGGTAGGCACCAAACGCATGCTTGATATTTTGGATCGTATTGTTTCAGGCAAAGGGAAAAACGGCGATATTGAAGAATTGGAACACCTGGCGGCCTGGACGAGCAAAGGCAGTCTGTGTGGACTCGGAAGAACAGCACCAAACCCGGTGCTCAGTACTTTAAGGTATTTTAGAGACGAATACGAAGCGCACATAAACGGTACCTGCCCAACTGGTAAGTGCACCGACCTGATAACCTACTCGGTTAACGACGATTGTATTGGCTGTACCAAATGTGTGCAAAAATGCCCGGTAGATGCGATACCATTTACCCCACACGAAAAACATACCATTGATACCGGGCTTTGTATAAAATGCGATGCGTGCAGAGCGGCATGCCCGGTTGATGCCATTGATGTAAAATGA
- a CDS encoding PQQ-binding-like beta-propeller repeat protein, with protein sequence MQQIFSISAGACSGMEAFAQTADSWPVFRGNQNLTGVANTSISESPNLLWTYQTGDNIKGAPVVAKGKVVVGSTDGWMYCLDFNGKLLWKYDTGNSIEAPALILEKTVYIGNLDGVMTALDLNSGEKIWDYECDNQIIGSANFWKVGEKTYLVFGSYDYYLHCVDAQTGKGLWKYESDNFINGAAACANGVAMFGGCDGFLHLVDIQTGKMVKKIDVATYVAGSIAVENNKAYLGDYDGRFFQVDLKTDKTTWVWEHEKTKLQFIASPALSGEKVLTANHNKFLYCFDKNTGKKLWEYNTGRQVEASPVIIENKVLAANMRGDLALVNLSDGKPVWTYEIGSQIISNPAVANGRLFVGAYDGNVYCFGE encoded by the coding sequence ATGCAACAAATTTTTTCTATTTCTGCTGGTGCTTGTAGCGGGATGGAGGCATTTGCCCAAACTGCTGATTCGTGGCCTGTTTTTCGTGGCAATCAAAACCTTACGGGAGTTGCAAATACAAGTATTTCTGAGTCGCCCAATTTGCTTTGGACCTACCAAACCGGCGACAATATAAAAGGTGCTCCGGTTGTTGCCAAGGGGAAAGTGGTGGTTGGCTCAACAGATGGTTGGATGTACTGCCTTGATTTTAATGGGAAGTTGCTTTGGAAATACGATACTGGTAACTCCATTGAAGCTCCTGCACTGATCCTTGAAAAAACGGTTTACATTGGTAACCTTGATGGAGTGATGACAGCCCTTGACCTTAATTCTGGTGAAAAAATATGGGACTACGAGTGTGATAATCAGATAATAGGCTCGGCAAATTTTTGGAAAGTTGGTGAAAAGACCTACCTGGTTTTTGGCAGTTACGATTACTACCTGCATTGCGTTGATGCCCAAACCGGAAAAGGCCTGTGGAAATACGAATCTGATAATTTTATTAACGGTGCTGCCGCTTGTGCAAATGGGGTAGCAATGTTTGGTGGTTGCGATGGTTTTTTGCACCTGGTTGATATTCAAACCGGAAAAATGGTGAAGAAAATTGATGTGGCAACCTATGTGGCCGGCTCCATTGCTGTAGAAAACAACAAAGCATACCTCGGAGATTACGATGGGCGTTTCTTTCAGGTTGATTTAAAAACCGATAAAACCACCTGGGTATGGGAACACGAAAAAACAAAGCTTCAGTTTATTGCCTCACCGGCCCTTTCAGGCGAAAAGGTGCTAACAGCCAATCACAATAAATTTTTGTACTGTTTCGACAAAAATACGGGAAAAAAATTGTGGGAATACAATACCGGAAGACAGGTGGAAGCTTCTCCGGTAATAATAGAAAATAAGGTGTTGGCGGCAAACATGCGCGGCGACCTAGCTTTGGTGAACCTTTCAGACGGAAAGCCTGTTTGGACTTACGAGATAGGGAGTCAGATTATAAGCAATCCGGCAGTGGCAAACGGCAGGTTGTTTGTTGGTGCCTACGACGGAAATGTGTATTGTTTTGGCGAATAG
- a CDS encoding PQQ-binding-like beta-propeller repeat protein gives MTKRTINIILIITGTIGFVTVFWWLNADPTKDFIVNLEGADNRGEGNAFVQEVAIGEHFESFSEDFTPLTETWTNFRGADFDNISKSPVKLVDGFGTEGPDIKWSMELGEGHSGAAIWKGLAYILDYDEEERADFLRCISLTDGTELWKRGYDVAIKRNHGMSRTIPAVTEDYIVTIGPKCHVMCLDRETGEMRWGLDVVKEYQNEIPFWYTGQCPLIDNGVAIIATGGSKMMVAVDCETGEKLWETPNPKGWKMSHSSVMPFTFGGRKMYVYSPVGGMLAVAADGPDAGQVLWETSAWNHSVVAPSPVCLPDGKIFMTAGYGAGSMLLQLRENNGAFTIETLDEYAPKDGLACEQQTPVLWNDHLFGIMPKDGGANRNQLICVHPDNPKEVVWSSGKESRFGLGPYFIADNKMFILSDDGTLTIARPSVEKYIQLEQVKIIENGHDAWAPFALADGYLLLRDSKTMVCIDLNVK, from the coding sequence ATGACAAAAAGAACCATAAATATTATTCTGATTATAACCGGCACAATCGGTTTTGTAACGGTTTTTTGGTGGCTTAACGCCGATCCAACAAAAGATTTTATTGTAAACCTTGAAGGAGCCGATAACCGTGGCGAGGGTAATGCCTTTGTGCAGGAAGTTGCTATTGGTGAACATTTTGAGTCCTTCTCAGAAGACTTTACTCCGTTAACAGAAACCTGGACCAATTTCAGGGGAGCCGATTTCGATAATATTTCAAAATCACCTGTAAAACTGGTGGATGGCTTTGGCACCGAAGGCCCCGATATTAAATGGTCGATGGAACTGGGCGAAGGACACTCGGGAGCGGCAATCTGGAAAGGCCTGGCTTACATTCTTGATTACGATGAAGAGGAACGTGCTGATTTTTTGCGTTGCATTTCTTTAACCGATGGTACAGAACTTTGGAAACGCGGTTACGATGTGGCCATAAAACGAAATCACGGAATGTCGAGAACAATACCGGCAGTAACCGAAGATTACATTGTTACTATTGGCCCCAAATGCCATGTTATGTGTCTCGACCGGGAAACCGGCGAAATGCGATGGGGGCTCGATGTGGTGAAAGAATACCAGAATGAAATACCCTTTTGGTACACTGGCCAGTGTCCGTTAATCGACAATGGTGTGGCAATAATTGCAACAGGAGGTAGCAAAATGATGGTGGCTGTTGACTGCGAAACCGGTGAAAAACTTTGGGAGACTCCAAATCCTAAGGGATGGAAAATGTCGCATTCGTCGGTTATGCCTTTTACCTTTGGCGGAAGAAAAATGTATGTGTACAGCCCTGTAGGGGGCATGCTGGCAGTAGCTGCCGACGGACCTGATGCCGGCCAGGTTTTATGGGAAACATCAGCATGGAATCACTCGGTGGTAGCACCCTCGCCGGTGTGTTTGCCCGATGGTAAGATTTTTATGACCGCCGGTTATGGTGCCGGAAGCATGCTGCTTCAGCTTCGCGAAAATAATGGAGCATTTACCATTGAAACTCTTGATGAATACGCGCCAAAGGATGGATTGGCATGCGAACAGCAAACCCCGGTTTTGTGGAACGACCATTTGTTTGGTATTATGCCAAAAGACGGTGGAGCCAACCGTAACCAGTTGATTTGTGTGCATCCGGATAATCCCAAGGAAGTGGTATGGTCAAGCGGAAAGGAAAGCCGTTTTGGTTTGGGACCTTACTTTATTGCCGATAATAAAATGTTTATTCTGAGCGACGATGGAACTTTAACAATTGCCAGACCAAGCGTGGAGAAATATATCCAATTGGAGCAGGTGAAAATTATAGAAAATGGCCACGATGCCTGGGCACCATTTGCTCTGGCCGATGGTTATTTGTTGTTGCGCGACTCGAAAACAATGGTTTGTATTGATTTGAATGTAAAATAA
- a CDS encoding PQQ-binding-like beta-propeller repeat protein: protein MSNQDKIKLSQNIALIAGVFCAAVALLLLLNFWQVSKTDPIESQALEALVQRLKQEPNNEALKEEIRNFDLLARKAYFNSQWQVKTGAWMLLFGAVVLAFALRVYYAAKSKIEEPEKVLENEIASRILAQKGIIWVGLVVMVLALAASFATVDYLESYPKVAETEVVEPTPEEETVEVIEVAPAQPEAAPEEVAEVLKEENEELTKPAPEKETVVETAATEEQQIKAEEKPKPKPVVTGVTIADLKKNHNSFRGPFAQGIIAHKNIPTEWDGAAGTNVLWKVETPKHGFNSPIIWGDKLFVAGADKATREVYCYNRTNGQLLWTGIADNISGSPATPPRVTEDTGLSAPTLTTDGKAVFAIFGTGDVIAFDMNGKRLWAKNLGVPDNHYGHSSSLLTWNGKLFVQYDTNKSGKVLALSTTTGETIWETARESKISWASPVLAEVDGKYQLLLTTDPIVGGYDTESGEELWTVECMMGEVGPSVGYGDGIVVAANEYAKMVAIDIRTQEVLWEDDMYLPEAASPLVYNGLVFIATSYGVFVCYDLKTGDELWEHDFGSPVYSSPVVAEGNIFLMDNDGVMRIYEAAREMKLLGENELGELSGPTPAFADGRIYIRGEKHLFGIGK from the coding sequence ATGAGTAACCAGGATAAAATAAAACTTTCGCAGAATATAGCTTTAATAGCCGGAGTGTTTTGTGCAGCTGTTGCCCTGCTGTTGTTGTTAAATTTTTGGCAGGTTTCAAAAACCGATCCCATTGAAAGCCAGGCATTGGAGGCCTTGGTTCAGCGTCTGAAGCAGGAACCCAACAATGAAGCATTAAAAGAAGAAATTCGGAACTTTGATTTGCTGGCGCGCAAAGCCTATTTCAACAGTCAGTGGCAGGTAAAAACCGGAGCCTGGATGTTACTTTTTGGGGCCGTGGTACTTGCATTTGCCTTACGGGTTTATTATGCAGCAAAAAGTAAAATTGAGGAGCCAGAGAAAGTATTGGAAAACGAAATAGCCAGCCGTATACTGGCCCAAAAGGGAATAATTTGGGTAGGACTTGTTGTTATGGTCCTGGCTCTTGCGGCTTCGTTTGCAACTGTTGATTATTTAGAATCGTATCCGAAAGTTGCAGAAACAGAGGTGGTGGAACCAACGCCCGAAGAAGAGACGGTAGAAGTTATTGAGGTAGCACCTGCCCAGCCAGAAGCTGCACCAGAAGAAGTTGCTGAAGTGCTAAAGGAAGAAAACGAAGAGCTCACGAAACCAGCACCTGAAAAGGAAACTGTTGTTGAAACTGCAGCAACTGAAGAACAACAAATTAAAGCGGAAGAAAAACCGAAGCCAAAACCCGTAGTTACGGGAGTAACTATTGCCGATTTGAAAAAGAATCATAACTCTTTTCGCGGGCCGTTCGCACAAGGGATAATTGCTCATAAAAACATCCCTACAGAATGGGACGGAGCTGCCGGAACAAATGTGTTGTGGAAAGTTGAAACACCAAAGCATGGATTTAACTCGCCAATAATTTGGGGCGATAAGCTGTTTGTTGCCGGGGCTGATAAAGCTACACGAGAGGTGTATTGTTATAACCGTACCAATGGCCAATTGCTTTGGACAGGTATTGCAGATAATATTTCAGGATCGCCTGCAACACCCCCACGAGTAACAGAAGACACAGGGCTTTCGGCTCCAACTTTAACCACCGATGGAAAAGCTGTTTTTGCCATTTTCGGAACCGGAGATGTAATTGCTTTTGATATGAACGGCAAACGCTTGTGGGCCAAAAATCTTGGCGTGCCCGATAATCACTACGGTCATTCATCATCATTACTAACCTGGAATGGAAAGCTGTTTGTTCAATACGATACCAACAAAAGCGGAAAAGTGTTGGCGCTGAGTACCACCACCGGAGAAACAATTTGGGAAACAGCACGTGAATCAAAAATATCGTGGGCTAGCCCTGTTTTGGCAGAAGTTGATGGAAAATACCAACTGTTATTAACTACCGATCCGATTGTTGGTGGATACGACACCGAAAGCGGAGAGGAACTGTGGACAGTTGAATGTATGATGGGCGAAGTTGGCCCCTCGGTGGGGTATGGCGATGGCATTGTTGTTGCAGCCAACGAGTACGCTAAAATGGTAGCTATTGATATCAGAACGCAGGAAGTTTTGTGGGAAGACGATATGTACCTGCCCGAGGCTGCCAGTCCCCTGGTTTATAATGGCCTGGTTTTTATTGCAACAAGTTATGGCGTTTTTGTGTGCTACGACCTGAAAACCGGAGATGAACTTTGGGAGCACGATTTTGGTTCGCCGGTGTATTCTTCGCCTGTGGTGGCCGAAGGAAATATTTTTCTGATGGACAACGATGGTGTGATGCGGATTTATGAAGCTGCACGCGAGATGAAACTGCTCGGCGAAAACGAACTGGGAGAGCTATCGGGGCCAACACCGGCTTTTGCTGATGGCCGAATTTACATACGCGGCGAAAAACACTTGTTCGGCATCGGAAAGTAG
- a CDS encoding 4Fe-4S binding protein, with amino-acid sequence MKDQLNQNSYEPRARSHKQTRVYGFKLKPVIFTFVFILFTLAFNLLSFNLSAQQQRFPKPEFETGYEQPSPLTPEPRALAMEYFDVLVLLLVLAAATYFALKSRSRQGILWLSVFTLVYFGFYRNGCICSIGAIQNVTLTFFDSGYAISLTALLFFILPLLFTLFFGRTFCAGACPLGAIQDLVVIKPISLPKWLNKTLGLIPYIYLALAVLFAATGTDFIICRYDPFVGIFRMDAKFHMIILGIAFLLMGMFVARPYCRFLCPFGVLLSWMSRFSKWHLTITPSKCIQCKLCTHSCPFDAIDFPTNEKEVVKSGLGPKRFITYALVIPLWIALGVFVGAKSHTFLSKANQDVYLAELLISKPELKNDPDNIDVQTFLAAGKSMEQLVEDANVIRKKFYTGSMIAGGFLGLVIGMTLLNTVVFRKRQDYEPHKGNCYSCARCVDYCPVEK; translated from the coding sequence ATGAAAGATCAACTTAACCAAAATAGTTACGAGCCACGAGCCAGGAGTCACAAGCAAACGAGAGTCTACGGATTTAAGTTAAAACCGGTGATTTTTACTTTTGTCTTTATACTTTTCACTTTAGCCTTTAATCTTTTGTCTTTTAACTTGTCGGCCCAGCAGCAGCGTTTTCCAAAACCCGAATTTGAAACAGGATACGAGCAACCATCACCGCTTACGCCCGAGCCTCGGGCTTTGGCCATGGAATATTTTGATGTTTTGGTTTTGCTGTTGGTATTGGCAGCAGCCACGTATTTTGCTTTAAAAAGCCGCTCGCGGCAAGGCATTCTGTGGTTATCGGTATTTACACTGGTTTATTTTGGCTTTTACCGCAACGGCTGTATTTGCAGCATTGGTGCCATACAAAATGTTACCTTAACTTTTTTTGATTCGGGTTATGCCATTTCGTTAACTGCACTATTGTTTTTTATTTTGCCATTGCTGTTTACCCTTTTTTTTGGAAGAACTTTTTGTGCCGGAGCTTGTCCACTGGGAGCCATTCAGGATCTTGTAGTTATAAAACCCATAAGTTTGCCCAAATGGTTGAATAAAACGCTGGGCTTAATTCCCTACATTTATTTGGCGCTGGCCGTGCTTTTTGCAGCAACCGGAACCGATTTTATCATTTGCCGTTACGATCCTTTTGTGGGAATATTCCGTATGGATGCCAAATTTCATATGATAATTCTGGGCATCGCATTTTTATTAATGGGGATGTTTGTGGCGCGGCCTTATTGCCGTTTCCTGTGTCCATTCGGGGTGTTGCTTAGCTGGATGTCACGCTTTTCAAAATGGCACCTAACCATTACTCCATCAAAATGTATTCAGTGCAAGCTGTGTACCCACTCGTGCCCCTTTGATGCAATCGACTTTCCAACCAACGAAAAAGAAGTGGTAAAATCCGGTTTAGGACCAAAACGTTTTATCACTTATGCTTTGGTAATTCCGTTGTGGATAGCCCTGGGCGTATTTGTGGGGGCAAAATCACATACTTTTTTATCCAAAGCCAATCAGGATGTTTACCTGGCAGAATTGCTTATTTCGAAACCTGAATTAAAAAATGATCCGGATAACATTGATGTGCAAACCTTTTTGGCTGCAGGAAAATCAATGGAGCAGTTGGTGGAAGATGCAAATGTAATTCGTAAAAAGTTTTATACCGGAAGCATGATTGCCGGTGGTTTTCTTGGTTTGGTAATCGGAATGACTCTGCTGAATACAGTTGTATTCCGCAAACGACAGGATTACGAACCGCACAAAGGAAATTGTTACAGCTGCGCCAGATGTGTTGATTATTGCCCGGTTGAAAAATAA